In the Phaseolus vulgaris cultivar G19833 chromosome 7, P. vulgaris v2.0, whole genome shotgun sequence genome, one interval contains:
- the LOC137829675 gene encoding probable LRR receptor-like serine/threonine-protein kinase RKF3: MTPVKPFILLFFFCFLSLPSSSLSATCPLNFTVLGTTKPSSFDSSRCQVVTEALRLVQSDYLRRSGFFLAPSNASDSCWDSFQSYVNRFDPTYDIRSSCGYRTSWISQGCVNVTTKQDFEALVPQSTLQTVGKNCNQSLENNSPCALCTSSLSAIPHLGQSVGNLTSCTDYSSIYAAAFANYLGPSDPGTAKCLFSLEFPSSRSSAAKKRKLLFALVSVVCVLVFSLLALCFWAYRKFDKNVARDRDIRIAETGLASGLDSMDQSTTLIRFTFDDIKKATKNFSRDNIVGRGGYGNVYKGLLPDGSEVAFKRFKNCSAAGDASFSHEVEVIASVRHVNLVALRGYCSVTTRLEGYQRIIVCDMVKNGSLHDHLFGSNGVKLSWPIRQQIALGTARGLAYLHYGAQPAIIHRDIKASNILLDDKFEAKVADFGLAKFNPEGMTHMSTRVAGTMGYVAPEYALYGQLTERSDVFSYGVVLLELLSGRKALQMNNDGQPSALTDWAWSLVRTGKALDVIEDGMPQPGSTQVLEKYVLIAVLCSHPQLYARPTMDQVVKMMESDESVPSIPERPIPLVAGRLDIERSVSSSGSGQLSSPTGYQAYTIESDSQFTNSREERSSSSRILCTE, from the coding sequence ATGACTCCTGTCAAACCCTTCatcctcctcttcttcttctgcttCCTTTCTCTCCCATCCTCTTCCTTATCCGCCACGTGTCCCCTCAACTTCACCGTCCTCGGCACCACCAAGCCCTCCTCCTTCGACTCCTCCCGCTGCCAGGTCGTCACCGAGGCCCTCCGCCTCGTCCAGTCCGACTACCTCCGCCGCAGTGGCTTCTTCCTCGCTCCCTCCAACGCCTCCGACTCCTGCTGGGACAGCTTCCAGTCCTATGTTAACCGCTTCGACCCCACCTACGACATTCGCTCCTCCTGCGGCTACCGAACCTCCTGGATCTCCCAAGGCTGCGTCAACGTCACCACCAAACAAGACTTCGAAGCCCTCGTTCCCCAGTCCACGCTTCAGACCGTGGGGAAGAACTGCAACCAATCGCTCGAGAATAACTCCCCCTGCGCCCTCTGCACCTCCTCCCTCTCCGCTATCCCGCACTTGGGACAGTCCGTCGGCAACCTCACCAGCTGCACTGACTACTCTTCTATCTACGCCGCCGCCTTCGCCAACTACCTCGGCCCCTCCGACCCCGGCACCGCCAAGTGCCTGTTCTCCCTCGAATTTCCCTCCTCCCGTTCCTCCGCCGCCAAAAAAAGAAAGCTTCTTTTTGCGCTTGTTTCTGTTGTCTGTGTCTTGGTCTTCTCCTTGCTGGCTCTCTGCTTTTGGGCGTATCGCAAGTTTGATAAGAACGTGGCTCGGGATAGGGATATTCGTATTGCGGAAACCGGTTTGGCTTCTGGGTTGGACTCCATGGACCAGAGCACCACTTTGATCAGGTTCACTTTCGATGATATCAAGAAGGCAACTAAGAATTTCTCCCGGGATAACATAGTTGGAAGAGGGGGTTACGGGAATGTGTACAAAGGGTTGCTTCCTGATGGGAGTGAGGTTGCGTTTAAGAGGTTCAAGAATTGTTCGGCTGCTGGTGATGCCAGCTTttctcatgaggttgaggttatTGCTAGCGTGAGGCATGTTAACCTTGTTGCCCTGAGAGGTTATTGTTCTGTCACTACTCGTTTAGAAGGTTACCAGAGGATTATTGTTTGTGATATGGTGAAAAACGGGAGTCTCCACGACCATTTGTTTGGTTCCAATGGGGTGAAACTGAGTTGGCCAATTCGTCAGCAGATTGCTCTAGGCACCGCTAGAGGGCTGGCTTATTTGCATTACGGGGCTCAGCCTGCAATCATTCATAGGGATATTAAAGCAAGTAATATACTTTTGGATGATAAGTTTGAAGCCAAGGTTGCAGATTTTGGACTGGCGAAGTTTAACCCCGAGGGGATGACGCATATGAGCACTAGGGTGGCTGGAACCATGGGGTATGTTGCTCCGGAATATGCTTTGTATGGACAGTTGACAGAGAGAAGTGATGTGTTCAGTTATGGGGTTGTGCTTCTTGAGCTTTTGAGTGGGAGGAAGGCGCTTCAGATGAACAATGATGGTCAACCTTCTGCTTTGACTGATTGGGCTTGGTCATTAGTCAGAACAGGAAAGGCTTTGGATGTAATTGAAGATGGCATGCCACAACCTGGTTCAACACAAGTTCTTGAGAAGTATGTGTTAATTGCTGTACTTTGCTCTCACCCGCAGTTGTATGCTAGGCCAACAATGGATCAGGTTGTTAAAATGATGGAGTCTGATGAATCAGTGCCCTCAATACCTGAACGACCAATCCCTCTTGTTGCTGGGAGGCTTGATATTGAGAGATCTGTGAGCAGTAGTGGCTCTGGTCAGCTCTCTAGTCCAACGGGTTATCAAGCATATACTATAGAAAGTGATAGCCAGTTCACTAATTCTAGGGAAGAAAGAAGCTCCAGCTCCAGGATTTTGTGTACAGAATGA
- the LOC137829676 gene encoding uncharacterized protein gives MISPRPDPLLSHARFSTMLKLLKKNLRRLLRRLRCPIRRRSKPKVVVINKLEKSAPKAQTEPSPNLSATVHPNAQLGAPKPIRVATFNAALFSMAPALPKGARELGEQNGVASKANSRPRSILKQSQSVKKTAEESVGSRQKMRVSINLPDNEISLLRSRQSSFSEHDKEGLKAWSWGGGGAHVSNRTVVEVLKEVDADVLSLQDVKAEEENGMKPLSDLAAALGMNYVFAESWAPEYGNAVLSKWPIKRCVSHQIFDQTDFRNVLKATIDVPQVGELNLYCTHLDHLDENWRMKQVNAIIQSSDEPHILAGGLNSLDESDYSQERWTDIVKYYEEMGKPTPKVEVMKYLKTKDYTDAKDYAGECESVVMIAKGQSVQGTCKYGTRVDYILSSSNSPYKFVPGSYLVLSSKGTSDHHIVKVDVVRENEKPEEKVTKNTQQPRQRVVKITQSTPSKGIWKTHT, from the exons CCTCAAGAAGAACCTCCGCCGCCTCCTCCGCCGTCTCCGGTGTCCAATTCGCCGCCGCTCGAAGCCCAAAGTGGTAGTGATCAACAAGCTCGAGAAGAGCGCCCCAAAGGCCCAAACCGAGCCAAGCCCAAACCTTTCCGCGACGGTTCATCCCAACGCGCAATTGGGTGCTCCGAAGCCAATCCGGGTGGCGACGTTCAACGCCGCGCTGTTCTCCATGGCCCCGGCGCTCCCGAAAGGCGCACGCGAGTTGGGGGAGCAAAACGGCGTCGCTTCGAAGGCGAATTCGCGGCCGAGAAGCATATTGAAGCAGTCGCAATCAGTGAAAAAGACAGCAGAGGAGAGCGTTGGTAGCAGACAGAAGATGAGGGTTTCCATAAATTTGCCAGACAACGAGATTTCGCTGCTGCGAAGCCGACAATCGAGCTTCTCGGAACACGACAAGGAGGGGTTGAAGGCGTGGTCGTGGGGGGGAGGTGGGGCCCACGTGAGTAACAGAACGGTGGTTGAGGTTCTGAAGGAAGTTGATGCAGATGTTTTGAGTCTGCAAGATGTGAAGGCTGAGGAAGAGAATGGGATGAAGCCTTTGTCTGATTTGGCTGCGGCGCTGGGAATGAACTACGTCTTCGCCGAAAGCTGGGCACCCGAGTACGGCAATGCTGTCTTGTCCAAATGGCCCATCAAACGCTGCGTTTCTCACCAAATCTTCGATCAAACTGATTTCAG GAATGTTCTGAAGGCCACTATCGATGTGCCTCAAGTAGGTGAACTTAACTTGTACTGTACCCATCTTGATCATCTTGATGAGAATTGGCGAATGAAGCAGGTAAATGCAATAATCCAATCCAGTGATGAGCCTCACATCTTAGCTGGAGGCCTTAATTCACTAGATGAATCGGATTACTCCCAAGAAAGATGGACAGATATTGTGAAG TACTATGAAGAGATGGGAAAGCCAACACCAAAGGTTGAAGTGATGAAATATCTCAAGACTAAAGACTACACTGATGCTAAGGACTATGCAGGGGAATGCGAGTCCGTTGTCATGATTGCCAAGGGACAAA GTGTCCAAGGTACATGTAAGTACGGAACTAGGGTAGATTACATATTATCATCATCAAATTCTCCATACAAGTTTGTTCCTGGTTCCTATTTAGTTCTTTCTTCCAAAGGGACTTCAGATCATCACATAGTGAAAGTTGATGTGGTGAGGGAAAATGAGAAGCCTGAAGAAAAGGTCACAAAGAATACGCAACAACCAAGACAGAGAGTTGTAAAAATAACACAATCCACTCCTTCAAAAGGTATCTGGAAAACACACACTTAG